One Solanum lycopersicum chromosome 4, SLM_r2.1 DNA window includes the following coding sequences:
- the LOC101267231 gene encoding cytochrome P450 81Q32 yields the protein MSPQTQVFHLNPNNINTKKCNNSTNTFTFPFTMDYTRSPFLYAAPLLLAFYIITKHFLRKFHNHPPAPFLTFPIIGHLYLFKKPLQRSLAKISDRYGPVLLLQFGSRKVLLVSSPAGAEECFTKNDVVFANRPHLMAGKHLGYNFTSLAWSSYGDHWRNLRRITSVEMFSTHRLQMLHGIRVDEVKSMVKRINSSAMAEKSVDMKSMFFELMLNVMMRTIAGKRYYGENVEDIEEATRFREMVEETFRIGGATNVGDFLPALKLLVRKLEKSLLVLQQKRDEFMQGLIKGCRKRMEKDGTVTDSEIEGKKKSLIEVLLTLQEKEPEYYKDEIIRSLMLVLLAAGTDTSVGTMEWALSLMLNHPETLKKAQAEIDERIGHERLIDESDMNNLPYLRCIVNETFRMYPAGPLLVPHESSEETTVGGYRVPRGTMLLVNLWAIHNDPKLWDEPRKFKPERFEGLEGVRDGYKMMPFGSGRRSCPGEGLAVRMVALSLGCIIQCFDWQRIGDELVDMTEGTGLTLPKAQPLVAKCSPRPVMSNLLSQI from the exons ATGTCCCCTCAAACACAAGTCTTCCATTTAAACCCCAAcaatataaatactaaaaagtgtaacaactcaaccaacacaTTCACTTTCCCATTTACAATGGATTACACACGTTCACCATTTTTGTATGCTGCTCCTCTTCTCTTAGCTTTCTACATTATCACCAAACATTTTTTACGCAAATTCCATAATCATCCACCAGCTCCATTTCTAACTTTCCCAATTATTGGCCATCTTTATCTCTTCAAAAAACCTCTTCAACGTTCCTTAGCAAAAATCTCCGATCGATATGGCCCTGTTCTTCTCCTCCAATTCGGTTCCCGGAAAGTTCTTCTCGTTTCATCGCCCGCCGGAGCGGAAGAGTGTTTCACGAAGAACGACGTCGTTTTCGCAAATCGCCCTCATTTGATGGCCGGAAAACATCTAGGTTATAATTTTACATCGTTGGCTTGGAGTTCTTATGGAGATCATTGGAGAAATCTACGGAGAATTACTTCCGTTGAGATGTTTTCAACTCATCGTCTTCAAATGCTTCACGGAATTCGTGTGGATGAAGTGAAATCTATGGTTAAGAGGATTAATTCCTCTGCTATGGCTGAAAAATCTGTGGATATGAAATCCATGTTTTTTGAGCTGATGTTGAATGTAATGATGAGGACGATTGCAGGAAAAAG GTACTACGGAGAGAATGTGGAGGATATTGAAGAAGCTACAAGATTCAGGGAAATGGTAGAAGAGACTTTCAGGATCGGTGGGGCGACGAATGTCGGTGACTTTCTGCCGGCGTTGAAGCTGTTGGTGAGGAAATTGGAGAAAAGTTTACTTGTGTTGCAACAGAAGAGAGATGAGTTTATGCAGGGACTGATAAAAGGTTGCAGAAAGAGAATGGAGAAAGACGGAACTGTTACTGATTCGGAGATTGAAGGGAAGAAGAAATCGTTGATTGAAGTGTTGTTAACACTGCAAGAAAAGGAACCGGAATATTACAAAGACGAAATAATCAGAAGCCTTATGCTT GTACTATTAGCAGCAGGTACTGATACTTCAGTTGGGACAATGGAATGGGCTTTATCACTTATGTTAAACCATCCTGAAACACTGAAGAAAGCACAAGCTGAAATCGACGAACGTATTGGCCATGAACGTCTAATCGACGAGTCAGACATGAACAACCTACCTTACCTACGTTGCATTGTAAACGAGACGTTCAGAATGTACCCTGCAGGACCTCTGTTAGTCCCCCACGAGTCGTCTGAGGAGACCACTGTGGGAGGCTACCGTGTACCTAGAGGTACAATGTTGCTTGTGAATTTGTGGGCTATACACAACGATCCTAAGCTTTGGGATGAACCAAGAAAGTTTAAACCAGAAAGATTTGAAGGACTAGAAGGTGTTAGAGATGGGTACAAAATGATGCCTTTTGGTTCTGGAAGAAGGAGTTGTCCTGGAGAAGGATTGGCTGTTCGAATGGTTGCATTGTCATTGGGATGTATTATTCAGTGCTTTGATTGGCAACGGATTGGCGATGAATTGGTTGATATGACTGAAGGAACTGGACTCACCTTGCCTAAAGCTCAACCCTTGGTGGCTAAATGTAGCCCACGACCTGTAATGTCTAATCTTCTCTCTCAGATATGA